The Scatophagus argus isolate fScaArg1 chromosome 12, fScaArg1.pri, whole genome shotgun sequence genome includes the window GGCAGAGGGTGAAGTCAATGTGGAAATTCCTtatgcagcagcacagctccTTTAATTCAGACAACTCCAAAAAGATATCTGTCAGTGTAGAGCCCCTCTGATGGTTTAGCTTTTGTTCCACTAGGTGTAATAGCTCAGTGTAATTTCCCAGAGAGGGCTCCTTTCATAACTCtttctgaaaactgaaacatgatATTCTGCCCATATTCTGAGCTGAATATTAGGCTACACTATACTTTTGAGTAAAACCCTAGCATTTCTAACAGTGATAAAAGactgaattttatttgaatCCAGTAACCATGGCTAACATCAACCATTTGACTGCACGTCTGTGGCAATAAACAACATGACTGTTGAGTGTAGAAGGTCATTCTTGACTTTGGAAACAGTAATTTCACTCAAGATTCGCATACCAGCCTTTTCCAGACCTCTCAAGCATATCTTGCAGTCTTTTCACTGCAAATGTCAAAAACAGGGTTATGCAGCACATGAGGAAGTAACAAATGCAGAGTGTGTAGCTCGCAAGTTATCTAAATAAAATTATAGACAAACCTTTTAACAGCACACTGAGAGGAACCATGActtctttttgatgtttttttccagtttatttatagtttttgaTGTCTGCTTAATAATATCTAAGGGAACaagaaaaaatgttcaaaatgttcagTGTGTAGCTAAACGCTTTGAATCCACGTCAGAATCCAGTTAATCACTGCATTcaagtttcttttttgtcagtCAATTGTACTTAATTATAAGGTGAATCAATCCCATTTTATGGAATGAGCACATAAGAATACACTTTATgctgtatactgtataatgcAGATCTGTTTTCGTTCTTGCATCTATCAGTTCTTGTGTTGCCTCTGCCACCAAAAATTATTTTCGGGGAATACAGAATGTAATATATGAGATATGTCCAATATATTTAACAAAGAATGTACTTAATTTGGGGTGATAATAATCAAAAATTTGGCAAGAGAGTTACAGCTACACAGGTAGCAATTTTAAACTGTCTTTTATACATTCTGTCTAACAATTCCCCAGCCGGTCTGGGGGGTTTGAGCTTGGACTCAGCCTCATGTTACCAACAACTACaccacacaacacattttttacaGTGACCTAAAGAGTGAAGGACATTTGTACAATGATCATAGACTCTTCTGTGCATATGTTGTTCAATGAACTACTGATTCCTGTGGAAAATAACTTTTTCAGTCATTGTAAATGTATGAATATACAGCAATCacacaggagaagaaaagattaaaacagTGATTGGTGGAGACATTATATGTGccatttgtgtttacattacATTCTTACATgctggaaagaaagagaagccaGCAGTTAGCTTGAGATAAATTCACAATATCTGCAGGcttatatttaatgtttatgaaaaaaaatgttttaaatgtgttctcATTTGATTTGTTGTATTGACTTGGATCTCACAATAatttacttttgtattttttattttttgtgtgtgagatgtgtacaataaatatatgtatgtcTCTTACCTgcttgttgatttatttattgtttggtttAGGGTTGTATATACCATGAGCAAGAGTTTGAGCAAAGGCATTGCACAAATgaatcacaataataataaaaacttaaTTCCCAAAGGTACAGATTAACTTCACTGGCTTGCTGTATTCTCAGTCACATTAAAGTGATGTGTTAAGTGCATTGGTAGTCTGCATTAAAGTGTTTGTATAAAATGATCATAGGTGTATATATAAAAtagtcattttcaaaataacaagTAACTATTGTCAGATAAATGTGGTGGTGTAAAAAGtagaatttattattattaatgataactttttctgaattgctaaaacactaatttctgttgtgtgaatcaaATGCTCAGTTGTCTAAACTCGTTCGCTGAACtgagcatcattttgacaaaaccataaactaTCTTCTCCTAGTAAAACATTATTTGCAGATCTCAGTCCTTCCTTTtgcaaaactctaaacacattctcatgcagtaaaacacagttGTCACTGTGATGCACTTGTGATGCATAACGGTAACAAAAAGTtgtaaaatatgaacacaaataaaacacgtGTCATTCATTGAACACAACGATTCAAAATTGATCACACTTGTTTCTCATCATGTCGTGACAACATGACAAACAATATAAGCCAGTTTGGAGTGCAAGCAGGTTGGTCCTGCAAGCTCATGACAACAATGGatggagacacagaggacaagaaggacgcagaggaagaggaacaggaacaggagggagaggaagagaaggaggaggaagaggaagagttccaatttctgatgaaattcGGGCTACAGTCATAGACCACGTACTGGTGCATGGCATGACCATGAGGGAGGCAGGCCAAAGGAGTCCAGCCAAACATCAGCCGATTCTCTGTGTCCACCATAATCCGGAGattcagacatgagaacagATACAAtctactttactgtactgttttatcattgaaagtttaaagtactactgtatagtttatatatatttcagaacattacattacatatatgTTGCACATTCTAGTTTTGCAGAATTGCAAGACTACCATACGAGGGTGGGAGGACAACCATGTTCACACCCCAGCAGGAGGCCATTGTAGCTGACATTGTCCGTCAAAACAATGTCATTACACTACAGGtaatacagcaacaaattatTGAGAACCATACAGACTTCGAGGGAATCAATAGTGTGGgcctttccaccactgaccgTATCCTCCATCGCAACAGGATACGAATGAAACAAGTCTACAGAGTGCCCTTTGAACGTAGGCTGGacactttcatttgtatttgtcaatTTCAGCCTAATTTTTCCCCACAGTACCTATTATACTATagtttatgtttgaatgcagagtaaatgctaaatccactgagttgtgaaatcttttttgtctttacttttggagaTACAAAAGGCATATGCTATACTTTATTGTGAGTAATAAACATTTCTCCATAAGCAACACGCCTtgaccactgtgttttcattgttttggtgtagtgtttaatgactgctcagcagtttttctattttgtccgATTTGTGCAAAATCTGACAACATTGTTCGGTTTTGAgcacatgtaaaactattttgaggtgatggtatgattttgcaaaaagaatcagaggttttgtgaatgtagtttgagaaaaaagttttgtgtttagaattctgagaaaaggacagggGGATTCAAAAAACGTGTTTaaacaattgtgaaaaactgcATTAGCATCAGATTTTCCCTATGGAGGACCATAGATCCACGTTTGCGCAGTTACTACCATGTTCAGTTACATGAACGCCGACGCAGCAGCGCAGCTTTTGACACTCTCAAATGTCTGTGTTATGAGACGTATTTTGTACGGTATCTCGGCTCAGCATTGCTGTTTGCTGGGCTGATCGGGCTGGCTACATAACCTTTGTACCTGTCAGTGAAGTGAGAACACCACAACTTCAGTTCGGCtgatttcaaaaagaaaaagcgcTGCCCGCTAGTGAGCTTAAGCTAGCTGACACAAGATGTTTCCAGCTAGCAGATATTCAAGTAAAGGTACGTTAACTGATGGCTAGTTAGCTACCATATTGCGATCTTACTGTGCTGGACTTGATCACAGCCACTGtagttcatttcattttaccGACGGTTTTCTCAAATGTCCCTACCCGATTTATATGCACAACACAGTCTTTTGTAGACACTGTTGAATATATTTCTGTGTGCCTAGTTTTGTTTCTAATCTTTTTACAGATGCTAGCGTTAGCTTTAGCCACAACAGTACTGCAAGCTCATTCAAGTTAGCATCAGCCTAATATGTAGGTTAAAGGTGAAATAATATATAGGTCACCTAAACAGTGTCCTTGTGCTGGCTTGTATATCCAGTTGACGCATTTTCAGACGTACAGCGTGTGGCTAGTAACTTGCCATTGTTGTGAAAGTTACGAAAGTCTTTTGCCATTAAAAAAGGATGTTTACAGTATGACTTTGTTTAGCTGTAGTTAAGCAGTCAACTCCACTGGCTAGCGTGGTGCTACTGCTGCAGCTTAGCTGTGTGACAGCTGCTTGTCATTTTAGCTACACAAGGTGCTACTGTTTCTTTCCTATGTTTGTTGAGGTGTTATGTTTTCAGAAGCCATATTGTGCCACCTGTCTAAATTGGTGTAGTTTTATTTCTTGTCCTTATATTGTATTTGATAAATGTTTTACCATTTGAGAATCAGATCGGGCTGAACTAAAGCAGCAAGAACAGTGTTTAAGTAGGCTACAGCTACCTGCCCACCGGTTTGAGCGAGTCTTGATTGGGAGCTGTTATCTCTCTTGCAGCCCACAGGTGTATCAGGGCACTGAGGACAGTACAGACAGAGCATGCCCCTCAGCTGTATACAACACTAAACAGGCGGACATGCTCTTCAGTCCCAGCACCCCGCATCACAACACATTACACCATCCATCCTCGAGATAAAGATCCAAGATGGGAAGGTAAGATACTGCATTATCTGAAgttcatcctcatcatcagcaTAAGTAGTCACACTCAAGACTTCTCACCATTTTGACGATGTAGGCTAAACGCCAACTAGCATCCATGTGAGAATCTGATTTTTGCACTAAACACAAGTAAGCCATGATTAATCGTCCcagtttttcattaaattgtTGTTTAAAATCCAGAATTGCCAGTGAGGATTTTCTGCGGTTGATTAGCATTGATCCAAGCTCCTCAGTCTGTGATCATGAGTTAAAGtctttttgtcttctgcattaTTCAAAATTCAGAAGTTACTGGGAAGATGCAAAATTTATACTGTGAGGAATCACTGTGAATAACTCCAAAATACTGGTATCTTTGTTTGTTGAATTTAACTTTTTCAGGTAAAATTCAGTTTgagtggagaaaaaaacacagtttgtcacTAATTTGGGTGGCTCTGAAGTTTGTTGGATAAGGCTGCAGCTATACTTatgtaatataaataatacTACAAACTGAATCAGAATGCAGTGCCTCtcattctcatttctttcttatGGTCACTCAGGGATGGAAATGGAGAGATTTGCTGATGAGGCAGATGTAGTGATAGTTGGTGGGGGGCCTGCCGGTCTTTCAGCAGCCATCCGCCTTAAGCAGCTAGCCAACGAACATGAGAAGGAGCTGcgagtgtgtgttgtggagaAGGCCTCTCAGATTGGAGCACACACCCTGTCAGGAGCCTGTCTGGAGCCGAGTGCCCTCACTGAGCTCTTTCCTGATTGGAAGGAACGAGGGGTGAGTGTTTTATTCAACATCATTTCTGTGGTGTGAATTTGGTGTCTCTTTGTATCATAGAGGATAGTTACATAAAGTGTTCCAGTTACATACCACATGTGCTGATACGCAGTAGACACAAACATTTGTACATAACTTCATCAGATATATTTATGAATAGGAAATTGTCTTGGTACTAGAAAATGTAGATCTGGATAGCATAGATCTTTATTAATGCCAAATGCCATTCTTGTGCCAGAGGTTACTTAAAGGAGCACTATTTACAGATtgaattacaaaacaaattacCAAAGCAGCAGATTTGTACAAAATAGGACAgtaacaaagtaaataaaatgacagtacagtacacaaATCCCTATGAAGTCAGATTCCCATCGGCAcacattgtgatgtttttcctcaGGCACCCCTGAATACTCCGGTGACTGAAGATGTGTTCAACATTttaacagagaaacacagaattCCTGTCCCCATGTTGCCAGGTAAGGCTCCTTttattctaataataataaaaggtGTAATGTGTAATGGGAGAAAAGAGGtttcaaacaaataatattttgaggatttaaaacaaaaggtgaATGCATTTCAGTAATATATTTAATGGAGATTTAAAATAGCAGAGTTCACGAAGTGCTTCACAAGAGTAAAACGATTAAAAGTTAAGTGGTGTGTAGAGTGAGCAAGACATCCTGGCATGACATTCGATAAACATGTTTGTACTGAAGTAAATCAGTTGATGGATGACCTCTCAAACCCCATATGTCAGCATGTTACAGCctgataaaacatttaaaccTCAGCAGTGCTGATTTTATGTGTGCGTGGTTTTTGTCGCTTTCTGTAGGTCTGCCCATGAGGAATCATGGCAACTACATTGTGAGGCTGGGGAACCTTGTGCGCTGGTTGGGGGAGCAGGCTGAGGAGCTTGGAGTGGAGCTATATCCTGGTTATGCTGCAGCTGAGGTGGGCCACATTTTTTAacacctgttttctttttcctttttttgtatgtgtCGTATTTCACAATCGTTTTCAACCAGAGAGATATTGAACACGGCAAAATGCAAAGTCTGTACAGACACAGACCCCACCACACACTGCTGGCTCATGAGTGATGAATAAGAGAGattgtttctgtgtgatttgTATTTAAATTCATATTCCTATCTGatgcttttaattaatttattgaatgcatttttattgGCCGATGAAGCCAAGTATGATATAAGCCAGTAATCAGAAGTACAGTGCCTCAGTTTGTGCTTGTTCAGCTATTGTAATCAAACATGTTATTCTAAATGGTAACCTTTTGTTTGCATTGCTTTTAAGGTTTTGTTTCATGAAGATGGAAGTGTAAAGGGCATCGCTACCAATGATGTAGGCATCGCTAAGGATGGCTCACCGAAGGTATTGtgtagtaaagaaaaaaaatcatgtaacAACATTGCTTATAATTACATACACAAGCTATTCTCTACAGGAGATGCATGAGTAGCTTGGGTTCGTTAAGGCCCTTTGAAAAGGCACGAGGGCCATTATTGGCCAGCCACAATAGATCAGATTAATCTATTTCATGCTGTTGGTCCTGCATTGCTCTGTGTACATTGAGAGAgctaaaaataactttatttatggTTCCCCTTTGTTATAATTCCTCATTGAAGTGTTTTCCATGTgcatttcaaatgcatttttactaATCAtcatcaaatataaaaacaagcataaaaaaaaaccatttgAGTACCCACTCAATTTCTCATTACTTTGCAAACATATCAGCATCACTGGTAACTTGTAATATGACAGCTGCTGTATATCTGGAAAGTATTGTATAGACATTATTATGGTGGCAGCATTTTAATACATCAATTAGTATATTATTACTGCCATTTAGAATTTTCTTCCGTCTTCTATGGTCAAATTAGGAAGGATTTGATATTATTTCTgaggttttttcttcttttctgcctAATTCTTCTGCCAAAGGCTGCCTCTACAGGAAAAGTAATTCATTGACTGTTACAAGGTCGATAACTACCCTCTGTATTAGACACAGTTGGCTCTCGTTCATATGTTCATGTAGTTATACCCGTTCCTCTTTTGTTTCAGGACATTTTTGAGAGAGGAATGGAGCTCCATGCTAAAGTCACACTGTTTGGAGAGGGCTGTCATGGCCACTTGGCCAAGCAGCTTTACAAGCACTTCAACCTGCGTGAGAACTGTGAACCACAGACTTATGCCATTGGCCTGAAGGAGGTAAATAACCAGTACCACCCACATCAAGCTAATGCTGCTGTATTGGTTACTCTGCTTGTGGCCTGAATTTTCTTTACCTTTAATCTGATTTGACTGATCATTCCTATGAGTCCAGcctgaaaacatgaataaaaatgtcatcagttaTTGTCATGCTGTTTCTACACTGAGATTTAAACACTGTGCACACAGTCTGGTGTAAAttcatgattttatttcagtcacAGTAGAAatactacatatatatatgtgtgtgtgtgtgtatatgtatatgcatatatatatatctatatatatatatatatataggactcctcttctctttatctttttaaaGCTGTGGATGATTGATGAGAAGAAGTGGAGACCTGGCAGAGTGGAGCATTCTGTGGGCTGGCCCCTGAACAGGAACACATATGGAGGATCGTTCCTTTATCACCTGAATGAAGGGGAGCCTTTAGTGGCTTTGGGCTTTGTGGTGAGTGGCTCTGTATGCTAAATGTTATATAAACAAAGTGGATCttgtttttacaattttaattgtaaaaatgtaatttcattttacatgatATTTGTTTAGCAGTTGTTGAGGACTAATCCAGGGACCTCCTCTGCAGGAGAACGGGGAATATGACTtggcctggaaaaaaaaaataataataatttgaaggTACTGCAAGACTGAGAAGACTAAATGTAACTGTAAGGCAAATGTAACAGACAATGAATACAGCTTTACATCTTCTCACATAAGCCTCAGCCATTCTGCACATATGGACTGAGACGGTTACAGAAGTCCTCGAGCTCTGTCAGGCCAGAGGAGGGAACATCGTGAAATTCTTTTCCCTCTGATCATTAATTGAGTTCACATCTGCGGTTTCTGAAGGACACTCAGCTTTTTGACTCGATGCTACTCCATCTTGGTCCTAGTTATGCTAAAACAAGAATCCCAGTTAGGCCCATCTCTGTAGTCAGATATGTtgcagttctctctctctctctctctctctctctctctctctctctgaacttTGGTTGCTATACGAGGACAGGTTAATGCCTCTCTAAATTATGTCCTGTAATTTTAACTTGCTATCAGTGACCCTCAAGCAAGTTCTAAAGTCGTCAGGAATGATGGTTTGTAGTATCAGTACCAAGCGTCTTAAGACCTACTTTATATTAGGCATTCTTGTATTTGATTTCATATTTTGAGATTCTCTGGATGGATGGCAAAAAATTCATTCACACAATCTGGATTTGAATTCTTGGTCCGCAGACCAAAGTTGGCTTGCCATGAGGTTTGATTAACAGTTGGGTGTTTCTAGGAAAAAATAAGATATGTCTAAGAACCCCTACTTAGTTTACTGGGTTcactggggt containing:
- the etfdh gene encoding electron transfer flavoprotein-ubiquinone oxidoreductase, mitochondrial; translation: MFPASRYSSKAHRCIRALRTVQTEHAPQLYTTLNRRTCSSVPAPRITTHYTIHPRDKDPRWEGMEMERFADEADVVIVGGGPAGLSAAIRLKQLANEHEKELRVCVVEKASQIGAHTLSGACLEPSALTELFPDWKERGAPLNTPVTEDVFNILTEKHRIPVPMLPGLPMRNHGNYIVRLGNLVRWLGEQAEELGVELYPGYAAAEVLFHEDGSVKGIATNDVGIAKDGSPKDIFERGMELHAKVTLFGEGCHGHLAKQLYKHFNLRENCEPQTYAIGLKELWMIDEKKWRPGRVEHSVGWPLNRNTYGGSFLYHLNEGEPLVALGFVVGLDYTNPYLSPFREFQRWKHHPFVAPTLEGGHRIAYGARALNEGGLQSVPKLTFPGGLLIGCSPGFMNVPKIKGTHTAMKSGMLAAEAIFPKVTAESLDSETTGLHVPEYAESLKSSWVWKELYAVRNIRPSFHNYFGLYGGMVYTGIFYWILRGKEPWTLKHCGLDANQLKPAKDCTPIEYPKPDGKISFDLLSSVALSGTNHEGDQPPHLTLKDDSTPVARNLAIYDGPEQRFCPAGVYEYVPMETGEGMRLQINAQNCVHCKTCDIKDPSQNINWVVPEGGGGPAYNGM